Within Rhinolophus ferrumequinum isolate MPI-CBG mRhiFer1 chromosome 26, mRhiFer1_v1.p, whole genome shotgun sequence, the genomic segment AGTGCTTGACGGAAGACAAGATCAGTCTTCTCCTGCATCTGCTTGAAGATGAACTTGATCACCGAACCAACGAGAGAAAAACTGCTACCAAATTAGGCTCAGACATCCAAGTTCACGTCACGGCCTGTATTCTCTCTGTGTGTGGCTGGGCGTGTAGGTTAGTCAGCGAATTTGCCTGGGGACACGAACTGTGACAACCTTATACACCCATGTCCGTTAGTCACTAACAGTATTTGGAGATCACATGGTGTTTTCTGTGAGAGAAACCCACAACGAGAAACTGAAGGCGGTGGGGAGGACAGTTAGAATCAGTAACATAGCCAGAATTAGAACTCAGGAATTCCTGAACACACTTGAACTTTGTTTCTGTTACTGTCACTTCCCAGCTGGGAATTTGTGTTCCTATAAACAGTAAAGctcctttctgttttcagaaaggaagaaaaatcagttCAATTGATTAAAAATTACCAAAGGAAACACCAGCTGGAGTCTTCCAGGCCCCCATGTTGGTGTTTCCGTTCCAGCTGCTCAATTTGGCATAGACTTTCAGATACAAGACTGTCAGAACTAATCTTTAATACGTTTTCTTTGGTAGATTAagaactatttttcatttaaaaggaaaagactttAAGACGGATGGGGAAATTTATAAAGCATAAACTGGAAAATGGTCTTGCCATAGAAGAGCATACTGCGACCCCTACATATGTCTATAGAAAATAAGACAGTTTTGAAAGATGATAAAGTTGTGGTTCTGAGATCAAACGACAGGCCCTTGAGAGGACGTGCTTCCCAGTCACTGGACTGTTCCAGAGATGTGTTTGTTGAGATAAAGCATACTTACAAATCATTACACTTAGTCCGTTGGAAATGTTACTCTTTGAGAAAATGTCATTCCTTTTCTGTTCCTACCTAGTTCTGCCTTGGAACCCATGCAGCTCTCCCTGATAACATGTTCACAGTGTATGAGGAAGGTGGGGCTCTGGGGCTTCCAGCAAATTGAGTCGTCCATCACCGACCTGGATGCGTCCTTTGGCCTGAgcagctcccccaccccaggccctgaGGGGCGGCCAGAGCGCTTCCTTTTGGTGCCTGAGTCTCCTCGGAGGATGATGACTCGGAGCCAGGATGCTACGTTTTCCCCAGGCTCGGAGCAGGTATCGACTTCATTGGCTTGTTTGGAGTGGACTTTTAAAAACCggcattcttgccaaaaatgttgTTGATAGAAAAGTTGGAACTTAACTTAGATGGGTAGGCTTCACTTTTAACCACATTGACGAGAATATCACATAGTGGTTTTATTCACCAGTTACAATGGAAAAGctaaatttgttattttgtataGAAATCTAATATTCTTTGAAGAGTTTAGTTACATAGGCAATTCAGAAACTAAATGCTTAGAGTTTAAACTATCAAATGCTAACTTTGACGTGCTCCTAGAAATACTTCTGATCACAGCCGTTAATAAAATTGGTGTACTCCTATTATCTCCCATTTCCTTCAGGCTGAAAAGAGCCCAGGTCCCATCTTCTCCCGGACTCGGAGCTGGGACTCTTCCAGTCCCGTTGACCGCCCTGAGCCAGAGGCTGCTAGCCCCACCACCAGAACCCGCCCGGTGACCCGAAGCATGGGAACAGGCGACACCTCCAGCCTGGAAGTGCCATCTAGTCCTGTCCGGAGAGCCAAACGAGCTCGCCTCTgctcctccagcagctcagtgagTTCACCTGCACGTGTGCAAGTCACTGAGCATAAGCAGCCCGACACGCTCTCGCCACCCAGCCTGGAGAAGCCCGCCCCTGATCCCGTGGCTATAAGTAGACCACGTGTATAAATTTAAAGATGGGACAGTTGAGtgaccaaaggggaaaaaatgtaaggGTTTTGTCATCTGTTTCTTTGGGATGGATTCTGGAGTGGTCATGAGTATGTCAGGCACATGGGACAGCAATGAGATAGGGGACAGACCTGATAAGATAAGGTTGGtttgacataaagggagagaatttaaaaagtgagaggGTAATATGTAGGCAACGTTGAAAAGAGAACGTAAAAGTAGAAACTTGAAATGTGGGTGTCGTGAGAGTCTGGACCTTACAACTAATAGCCTCTCTGAATTTATACAGCTTCTGCCCTGCGTTAACaccatttctcttcctcctccctcaggACACATCTTCCCGAAGCTTCTTCGATCCCACATCTCAGCACAGAGACTGGTGCCCCTGGGTGAACATCACAGTTGGCAAGGAAACCAGGGAGAATGGTGGCACCGAGGTAGACGCCGGCACCCCGGCAGACCCGGGCTGGAAGGTGCTGCTGAACGTCCTCTTGGCCCACAAGCAGTCCAACCAGCCGGCCGCAACTGACTCCACGGTGAGACAAGCCCCTGTGTGGTCGTGTGCAGCACTTGCTCATGGGACGAGGAGCAGAGCCCCGTCCTATAATTAGCACCCTGCTCGCCCTCAGCCTTGTAAATCACGTTAGACTTAGTCTGCTTCCATCCTGGACGCAGGCATGGAACTGGCTCGGTCCTTCTGCAGTTCAGCACAGGGCCTTCCATCACATTCTGATTAGTTATTTGTCTTCCCAACCAAAatgaatcaaaggagaaaaggagtAGAGAAATAGGAATCGATGAAGAGGCAGCTGCTCCCCTCATGTTGCACACAGCTGCTTTTTTCCATCAGTTGCTGTCACTTGCATTTGGAGCCTGGCCAGTGATTTTAGCTGTCTGTGCTCTGACACCAGGATTACGATTTCATTCCTCACGGTGGACAGGGTGCTTTGCTCTGTGACACAGCCCCAGACTTGTGCACTGAACCTCAGCTAGCCGTCGCAGTAATGACTGCTGCTGGTTTCAAATGTGCCAATCCATTATGACAGCTGAGGAAACAAGTCAAGTGCTTGCGCTGTGAAGGTGGGCTTTAAGGAATCGTGAAAACTGGGTCTCTTTCCTTTGCCGGCTCATTCCCTAAGTTGCCTTCTCGCCTGCCCGGtataaatacaataatttctgACCTCTTTTCCCTCCAAGgacaaagtaaaataatactCGACAGCAGATGTTTACCAGAAGCGTTCCCAGATTCATATTTTGTAGGGTCACAAGATTTCACTGGAAGGAACTAATGATACCAAAAGCCCAAGAACATACACGCATACCCTTAGTAAATATACAGATGAAGgtttttcaggatttttgcaggaaaaaaaatctgcagttttccaatttaaaaacttgaaaatatacaAAGCTATCTGAAGACAAATGTGTGACCCACTTCTCAAATTGGAGAGATTAGATCTATCTTTGCACATAAATTCTCTCTGCCTAGAGCCTCATGAAATAGGGTACTAGCAGTTTTCACCAACTCCCCTCTGTGATTATCATTACTAACAAGAAACCTcgtaggacttttttttttttttttgtagtgggAGAATTTGGCCTCCTAATTGGCCCTAGGttccaggatttttaaaatcctttttggtAGCTTATCTTTTAACCTTCCCACATCTGCTGTGATTGGGACATCCAAAGCTTAATGAGGCTGTGGTAAAGGatcttgacattaaaaaaaaagttgatacTATTTTTCAACTGAAGTCTGTTTCAGCTTTACTAACTAAATTCACTTTAGTCACTTTGTTAACTAAAATGTCACTTTATTAACTAAATTCCCCTCCGTCACTAGTAAGAGCTCGAACTTTTCCCCCCGGGACTTTATTTTGTGGAGACACTCATCCACAAAGAGGataagaaaacagggaaaacGTCATCTTAGGTCAGAAAGCAGAGATAACTATGGAGTGTCTTGCTGAATACTGTTTGTGCTCTCACTGAGATCCTGTGCTCTGTCAGGACTCGCAGAGGCAGAGAGAACCAAGTGTTCTGATTTACTGAGAACTTTTATCTTTGAGTGAATTGCTCCGTCTCCCTGTAACACCATTTCTCAGTCTCAGATCACTTCATAGGCGTGATCAAGTAGCAGTGAGATTCTTCCTATTATTAGCTCTGCTGGCTAAAACATGAGGCTGAGAAGGCCAAAGTCATAGTTTAAACTCTTAAGGGTCATTTAACTTTGCTCTCTTCCTTGACCTTGGATTGTACTGTTAACCCCAGCGAGGCATCTCGTAAGTGTGGGGCCTTGTTCACATAAGTAGTGAACCAGCACCAATTCAGCCTCCCAGATGAGAAGCCAGGGTAAAATGTGTGTGCACGGTGGTGTGGCAGAAGTGTCATTCTCACATACAAAGATTAGGACAAATGCAGTATATGAGATGTATTTTAGAGGCTCAGTTTGTTAGCAGGCATCTAACAGTAGAACACAAGCCTCTTAATTGTTAGTCCGGCTTTAGGTGTTATATTATGTATAGCACTATATAACATGACCTTTTTCACTCAATCCTAGACATATCTAGGTCATTGTGGGAGAAATTCACAAGCCAAGCCTTAGAGCTGCTGTATATCCTTTGTCTCCATAAAAGAATTTCCTGTCTAATAATGAGCTTTTCTGCCTATAGAGTCTGTCTGAGAAATCAAGGAAGGTATTCCGAATATTCCGGCAGTGGGAATCTTTATGTTCATCCTGAAGAGATTCCAGCCCTTCCTGCAGCGAAGGAGAATGAGcgactttggaaaaaaatgtctgaattCCCTTTTGATCAGCTGATGCTAAGTTTATCTCCATTCAGGTTTAATCATAAGCAGTCCCTGCCCTTTCAAAGGCAATGAGTGTCACCATGTGCTGCTGAGAGGAAACCCGTTTCCGCAGGGCTGCGGACAGCATGAGGCACAGCAAGCCTGGTTCTGTTAAAGGGGTGTGAGGTTACGAGGATGAAACTAGCCGGGGGACAGAGGACATGAGCACTTGCAGTGTCTTTAGTGTGGAGCAGTGTTCTAAGGACTCATATCCCAGGAAGATGACAGcatgtattaataaaatgtttgttaaaattcatacTGCTGGAGCACTGTTTTCCTTCTTGCCTTCTGGGCTGATAGAAAGGAAGCAGAGACTGAGAAAACTTCAGTGGAGCaataaacaaagtcaaaattttagtttttcaggttggctgcaaagcctaaaattCATTCGTGATTCTAGTCGAACAGTATTCCTAAACCAGAGCCAAGACGAATTTGTTATGTCACTAGGTGGTCTCCTGATGTGTTATAGAATGACAAATCATTTTCTCCCTTCACTTTGATAACAGAAGATGAGACCCAGGGGAAGGAGGCCCTTCAGAAGGGACCCCTCTCCATGTGCCTTCTCGTGCACGGCTTCCCTGAGTGGGGCTCCCCAGGGTtttcactgctggtggggaaCATCAGTCTCCATGGTGAAGATTGACCTGCCCCCTCTAAATAAGACTGCCCGCTGGTAAAATGACCAGGAAGGCTAGAAAGCAGTTACTCTCTGAAATGTCACATTTGCTAACTATGGTTGGTTTTATAACTCAATCCATTtatgctgaagaaaataataGACATCGTAATATTCCACTCATGCTAAACTTTAGTTTATAATCTCTAAAAAATAGAATTCTTTTCCTAACATACTACACTCAACAAAAATGATTAATTCTTTCATATCGTCTAATACCCAGTCCACAGTCAAAATTCCTAATTGTTCCCAAAATGGTCTTTACATTTGATTGATCCAAACCAGGATCCAGTTCAAGATCACGGGTTGCATAAATCTGTTTAGTCTAAAGGACAGTCACTTTTTTTCATGCATATCAgattttatatttgtcatttcCAATCCTGGTTTTTAAAAGGGTAAGTAGTGTTGCTATCTCCTAGGTCAAGTCTCTGTCAGTGGATGAGGCCAGCAGAGGCTGCCTCGGGGTGATTTTTCTGGAGCTGCTCTTCTGCCTATGCCAGTGGTAATTGGCTTGACTGTTCATTGTCAGTCTCCAGGGTCCCCTTACGGGCAGCTCTCTAATGCATGCAGAAGTGAGACCTATGTTCCAGGGTGGGAAGCCGTCTGGTGACTGAGTTTGAAGTCTGCCCTCTAGAAGCTCATAGCCACTAGGTCACAATTTCTTAAGAATCCTTAACACAAGGTATTCAAGTGGGCCAGGAGCCTAAGTTTCAGCTTATAATAAtgggggtattttttttttaagtcttttcacCACAAATTTTAATCTATACctccatccaaaaaaaaaatatacacatttctttaaaataggcAACGCTCCAcaagcctttttgtttgtttttgtgttttttaaactgtAAGTGGAAGCAGATTGGAATAGACTTGGTGTAATTCAAGAAACAGTAAGTCTCTTCTGTGTGTGAGAGACACTGCAAGACCTTAGGTAATGCAAAGGTACATGACCACCTGGTTTCTACCCTTAAGAAGTGTATCGTTCAGGCTGGAAGACACATTTACACACAAATGTTGCACAAGACAGAATGTCAAATACTCCAGGAGAAgcataaaaaaattcattctcaTGTATGGAATTAGAATTTTGAGGAAGGTGTAGATTTGAGCTTGGAGGTGAGTGGCAAGTGTAGGTTCCTTGAGAATAGGGACTTTTTCTCAACACTTAAAACTGCCTGGCGCCTGGTAGACACTTAATAAAAGAGGGACATTTGAGGCTGAAGGAGCATTGTGAGCAAATGAGCAGAATTTCCTGTGTTCCTGAAAGAGCAGGTACGCTGCTGTGGCTGGACCTTTCCAttcagaagagagaggaaaagagaatagaAGTCGGGGCGGATTGGAGTCATGTGTGTTACACTGAGGATTTGAATCTCGGTTCtgtgagaaaagggaagccaTTGAAGAGTTTTTGAGGAGGGAAATGACGCTGATTCTTAGGAAGATCATTCCAGTGTGTGCACAGGGTGACTTGGGGAGATAGGGAATCTCTAAGGGGTGGGACGGCAGGGAAAAGACGGTTCAGGGGGTGTCAGCGTGACTCCGGCACGATCAGTTTGGGTGTAAGGAAGAGGGCAGGAACCAAGGATGACCCCTAGTTTGTGGCCTAACCAATCAAGATAGAGAATcaggcagagaaggaagacagtAGTTAACGTTTTTAACCTTTTGAGTTCAGTATCTATCTAGAACAATGTGTcccagagggcaggagaggaggagtCTGTGTATTGAAGCGGGCCATCTGTGTTTCAAATGCTCCGAACCTATAGAGCCAGAGTGAACCCACCCACCCTGTCTTCTTCTAAGGCTCTACATGCCAGCCGATGGAACCTGAGGGCTCGAAGCTACCTGTCAGAGTTTCTGGTAAATACACTGCTAGGCTAGACGGAGTATACTTTCAAACAGGAACGGGTGTTCTCGgggtgatggttaattttatgtgtcaacttaatTGGGCTAAAGGGTGCCCAGAGAGCTGGTCCAACATTTCTGGACATGTCTGGGAGGATGTTTCAGGAAGGGATTAGCATGTGAATTGGTGACCTGAGTAAAGAAGGTCACACTTACCCAGGAGAGTGGGCATCACCCAATTCACTGAGGTCCTAAATAGgacaacaaaaaaatggaggaagggcAGATTCGCTCTTTGCTTGAGCTGGGACGTCCTTCTTTCCTGCCTGCAGACAAGACGGAGCTCCTGGTTCTCAAGTCTTCAGGCTTGGACTGGAACTGTACCACTAGCTTTCTTTGGCCTCCAGCTCATAAGGCAGGTAATGGGACTTCTCAGACTCTACGTAAGCCAATTCCCGTGACAAATCTCTATACATCTATACGAATCccattgattctgtttctctggagaatcccgACTAATACAGATGGGATTGAGCTCACGACCTTTGTTGCCAAAGCATCTGTTCTCTTCCACACACTAGGACATCTCACCTCAATCCCAGGCTATGATTTATTCTTGTTGTGGGTTGTCCCTAAGTTTTTGGTTTGGCCTTTCTCAGAACCCACTTTTCCTGATTtgattctttatttgaaaaacaatgttgttgttgttttcttttggcaGATCCTTTTAAAGAAGATAATTGCGTAAAATTTCATTTCTGCTCCTTTAGTGTCCACAAAAGTAGCATTATAAATCATCATCCTAAGGCATTTTCCCACTTGCATTAGCTACACTAGGTGACTTATGGGGATGCTGTGTAATGTCTCTGTTAATTGTCTCCTGCTAGTAAGTAGGACTTTCAACACCTTCCTCTTCACCTCCCACGTCAGAACCTTCTTTTGCAATCTTGGTCCTAGCGTCAGGGCAGGTGGTAGTATCTTGAAGACCCCTGCTACTCCAGGCTATTCCAGACTCCCTAGTTTGGCCAGCTCTCCAACCTTCAGATTCTCCTTTTACTGTTTTTCTCCACTAAGGCTTCTAGGagtctatgttttgttttaacaaaggCTGCATTTCCCATCCAAATAGATTTTGCTTTTACAGAGAGAAAGACTGAAGCTCAAAGACATTTAATAATGAGCTCTGTCCTGTAGCTAGGATGTGGCAGAGCTGCTCCTAATCCACGATGCCTGGCCTCTGTTCTTTCCATTGTAA encodes:
- the ZC3HC1 gene encoding zinc finger C3HC-type protein 1, yielding MAAPSEEPAFAAGVEKNWGAVVRSPEGTPQKIRQLIDEGIALEEGGAEAKDTSATFQSVNGSPQAEQPPLESTSKEAFFSRVETFSSLKWAGKPPELSPLVCAKYGWVTVECDMLKCSSCQAFLCASLQPAFDFDRYKERCAELKKALCTAHEKFCFWPDSPSPDRFGMLPLDEPAVLVSEFLDRFQSLCHLDLQLPSLRPDDLKTMCLTEDKISLLLHLLEDELDHRTNERKTATKLGSDIQVHVTACILSVCGWACSSALEPMQLSLITCSQCMRKVGLWGFQQIESSITDLDASFGLSSSPTPGPEGRPERFLLVPESPRRMMTRSQDATFSPGSEQAEKSPGPIFSRTRSWDSSSPVDRPEPEAASPTTRTRPVTRSMGTGDTSSLEVPSSPVRRAKRARLCSSSSSDTSSRSFFDPTSQHRDWCPWVNITVGKETRENGGTEVDAGTPADPGWKVLLNVLLAHKQSNQPAATDSTSLSEKSRKVFRIFRQWESLCSS